One Carya illinoinensis cultivar Pawnee chromosome 5, C.illinoinensisPawnee_v1, whole genome shotgun sequence genomic window, gatatttgattacaaatctcagtaagttaacaaaaaacttccacacaagctaatgatgcatggatgacagtaaatgcataaatgcataatcaaattcataagtaattaaagcataatttggcgtacaacatagcataattgacataacttaaattgaaacatgaactgaacttgacttgacatgaacttgatctgaaatttgacttaacatgaaaaatacatactccacagttgttgtggccccatgtattctacgtgtaaatacatactccacagttgttgtggcccatgtattctacacaaacttgacttaacatgaaaaatacatactccacagttgttgtggtcccatgtattctacaaaaatttattctttaactgcttaaatacatactccacagttgttgtggccccatgtattctacgtgtcacaattgttgtgtctcatgtagtgtatgcgtcacaattgctgtgaccccatacataagtaatcaagatgaaacgtgactagaatacgaaatgactgaaggcctgacgtaacataacgtgacttgaatataacttgaaatacatgaccaacttgaaatagaaatatttcgtaacattgcataacatttaataaacaacatatttaacataacatacttacaacagtgaatattacatgacttgacatacatgtaatagatggcatacttagcatgacgtacttgtaaggtacagtaatacatgacagaatatattatgtaacagataaaaattgatgacagaataaattctgtataatagacaattacgtgataacttggcatgacatgacatatatgataacacacatacatacactgtagttcctttacttagcacacatacacagtagactcctaataagttaaaaactaacttatctcgatctccgcgtttcttataaaacttcaagtgcgactacgaggaactgtaattagtgattctaaaagttagaactaaatcactaataatttgaaatatgaaaaatactaacttaaagagtaaaatttttattttactctctacatgtggaaaaatgaccgttttacccataacttaagcattttgcatactaactccaaaagtttccaaaatttacattcctcatgtaaattttatcctaaacttaaatatcaattcagaaaaatttaaaacaaaacacaactatgaagaacacactatggccaaaacatccataggccatttcccttgatttttgttgcaattccttccaatttcaaaactcatgcttaaaccaaaattttgcaataaacatcttccaatcctaagttcaaaaccatacttaaaacatccatttagaaaaagctaataattaaccccaaacttttttgtaaaaagatctaagcacttgaatcacaagttttgaccttaaatcaaaacatctccaagaatttcaaaaatcaaatcttacttctaatatattcataatatcatcctaacatcaactatgctttaaatcatcaaactaaagtcacccaaatcacaaaataacatttggagtttttggttttacacttagtccaaaaacagaaactttttcctcaactagttttgataaatctcttgatctatgacttataaatatatgatcttcaaaccaaacgatcacatggtttaaaaatatgtcctaaaacatatataagcttctaattcaagatcaaatggttagaaattaaccaaaatataaattttagccaagaatatccacactttggcttatttgaatatctctttgcataaaatttcatatctttgaaactaatatgaaatatcttcaaaataataatataacatgtatataagatacttaggatcctccaataaaattattaaagtcattagaataggtttagaccaccaaagagttaaactttctcaaaatagaaactgtttttcttcttccaatttctaagtttctaaatctaagaaaatctttcatcaaaacctttaatcatgaaaaaatcctcaaccaatagtcacatatacatgttaacaatactccataaaaatttcggaccaatatctatccattagcttggtcaaaaactccaaactataacatattctccagtttatctcctagaatgacctttctatagtttacacaatattttactgaccaaatgatcttcaaatggggcaaataagatatccatgtaaactagactaaaaatgaacaacttatatgaaggagactttatgataaaacacttacaaaaccttcgaaatgggtgtgcaaaagacctcctaaaagctatccgagagagagtgtttgatattctttcaatggaaagtgtaaatgaagataatttcgtggggagaggtggcttgagatgcttatggatgagatatggaagagatgaggctggagttgagagttgagtgtagttttctcctacccaaaatatctataaaagattatctcataatattctatccaatagtatctacaaaaaagcaacttaagatatttttatctaataatatctataaaaatcaactcaaaatatttttacccaataatattcatgaaaattacctcaagatatttctttttatccaataatatctacagttttgaacagacattttgtccgaaaatatgaaaaaatgttattgcgccataagactttaaataaccctccgagtctaatggcacaaaccataatacattttgacacttctaactatctccaataatcaaaaacacacttctgataccatagtaaataataacactaactatgtagttagataaaaacctatacgattaatggattcgtgaaaacttatggagtttttacgaggttcctaaagttaatagaaatttcacaattgaatttctagtgagCTGTTAcacaaaatatctataaaagattatctcataatattctatccaatagtatctacaaaaattcaacttaagatttttttatctaataatatctataaaaatcaactcaaaatatttttacccaataatattcatgaaaattacctcaagatatttctttttatccaataatatctacagttttgaacagacgttttatccgaaaatatgaaaaaatgttattgcgccataagactttaaataaccctccgagtctaatggcacaaaccataatacattttgacacttctaactatctccaataatcaaaaacacacttctgataccatagtaaataataacactaactatgtagttagacaaaaacctatacgattaatggattcgtgaaaacttatgcggtcttcacgagattcctaaagttaatagaaatttcacaattaaatttctagcagaCTGTTAAACAGAGCATCAGGCTAAGGGAATGAAATCTCTTTCATAGTACTAGGGAATGTGCCGGActgtttattttcaaaataaagatgAGGGAGAAAATTGGCAAAGGATACTGAAATGTAATCTCTATGGACTCCACAAAaggtaataaaatatattgttatGATAACTGCTATGGCTATAAAGCAATTCGTTGATCATAAAAGTAAGCTCGTAAATCGATCATGTGACTTTCATGTGatatgttatatttaatttacaataaaactaattttataatctgatatatCACGTTAAGCCATGTtagtttagaattttatttttataaaattatcttgtGGCTAAAGCATTCATCTATTGCTATCAATCGAGTTTCACGGTGGTTGTGTTGGTTGAAATTTGTATagtaaaattcaataataaGGAGATGGGAAACGCTTCAGACCGGACAATCCTAAAAGTGGAGAATAGCGGAGACGAATGAACTTGTGACACATAAGTGCCCCTCAACTAGCCTGGTGCGCCGCTTTGCAGATGAatgtttctctgtttctgttgAGCCCCTCACCCGAGTCACCCCAACCCGCGCACCGCTTTGCAGATGAatgtttctctgtttctgttgAGCCCCTCACCCGAGTCACcccaaccctctctctctctctctctctctctctctctctcacccatcgAAAACCTCTCTCTGTCGAACCGAAAACTTCTCATTCTCCTTCATGTTCACAAGTTGTTGAGACAGGAACAACTATGGGTGTTGACTCATACGCAAGCACCCACTGACGTTGCAGGGTGTCGGTAATCAGTATATGATGCCATAGATGTTACTCCAAAGAATAGAGAATTTAAGCCATAACCCTAACCGTAGCACTCTAACTATCTACTGCAACCACGAACTCACAGTCACGGTAATTTGGTTTTGTTACAAAGTCGAAATTTTATtcccaataattttttttcatatccatATCTTGAATGTTAACCAAAaacatttggaagaaaaaatcacgattttttttttgttcatttcctaggttttctcagcaaccaaacagcaCTAAGACTAAACTTAGGCGGCCTCAAAATCTTCAAGAAACAACTtccaaatgtataaaaatttgtCAGACTTCAAAGCAAACacagatcatcaaattcaagaaaaactgcaaaaactaGAGATTTCTTGCGTTCACAAGTGGGGGACGAAAAACAAACGAAATGAAAAGGGGGAAATATTTGGTTTGCCTTTGTTCATTTGCAGAAAAATCTGGTTTCGGTTTTatggggggagggagggagggagggagagagaccGCACGTAGAGAATCGaaggagagacagagagaccaACGGATGGGTTTGGTTTTGCTTGGATGGGTTCGAAACAGAGAGAGGtgaagcagagagagagagagagaggtgtttTGCTTGATGGGTTCGAAGAGAGAGGTTGAGAAAGGGGATTTGTTTCCCTGCATCGCGGCAATCATAACTTGCTTTTGTCTCACTGACGTGTCTATCACCTATTAGCCTCCGTTAAATACGAGTTGTAGGATTGTCCGGTTTGAAGTTATTCCCTAAGGAGATATGTGTCCAAAACTTGACTGTCGAGATAATTAGTTCCAACGTGAGAGCCTGCCCCAAGTGTGTGCTAGAAGTTAAGAACATTTTAAGTAAATGAAGAGTATTTgtttaatataaaacatagaGTACTATTTTGGTCACTGTATTTATCAACATATTGTGGAATTATCAAAATACGTACCCTaggtattatattaaataaggaTGATTTGTTTCAAGTAAAATGAAGATGACTGAATTAATGGGTAAACCATCATAATTTGGCGGAGAACTACCAGTACTATTAGTACATGGCCTAAGCATTGGCAATGCATCTTCATATTCACTGtcatatttacataatatcTCTCTAAATTggtctacattggattatgcatctttaaaattttgcatAGTTATAAATAGTATTTCTTTAAGTTTGAAGAAGCATTATTCACTCtccaaacattttcttcaagttttttctctcttacctattaaaatcaactttataaaatttgtattaaaatgattttgatcatatataaaatttgtattaagttgatgatacaaagtgttttttagtatatattaatatttattgataaaattggtcattttgatatatgaaattggtaatatttagatatatagagttggtattttttaacacattgtgctaattgtaaaatatataaaaataataattttaagaaaaaaaaataataatattttattattatttagttcaAAGATGTATAATTCAATGTGATATATGcaaaatcaatattaaaaaaatgtgattttaaatatgtatatagAGAAACCAATGCTAGTGGCAATTTTGaagtacttatttatattgCTAGCTAGTAAATGATCTCTAATTGAGTACTTGTAGTGCCTAGCTAGCTACCTGTTAAGTAATTACagagaaatactttaacaacaaaagtattatataaaaataaatccgccaattgacgtggtttgatatgatacgtcagattgtaaaattaattttattataaagtagatcatctaattaatcttattaaaatcatgtcaatttatgaatttatttttatataatatatatatttatgtttatagcAATTCTCCATTAGATAATCAGTAATTATGAGGGTAAGTAGGGGGCTTTAACTAGGTCATTGTCCCACCATTTCTCTCATAAAGCTTATAATTTAAGATGAGACTAATTAAACCGCGGGCCCGGGGAATGGGGATCGAGTACTAATATACATTTACTATATActgcttattattatttttataaaatggaaGTCAAATTTCGGGGTGGTACATCGATCTTACCatgattttatcttatcttagtGGATATGgatagataaaatatatatcaagtGTGACTGTGTGTGCAATAGATATTTCCACAAGCTTCCCATGACGTATGCACGTACAGATTTAGCAAATTAAGAAGGCGCAAGATATTAATATTCATCGATCGCATGCAAGCCTTTGCATGCATCATCATCACATCAATATCCCTTTTGGAACCAATTATTAAGActggtaaatatatatatatatattctgtggCCGCCGGGGTTTTGTGTGGAGGCCACACGTCTTCCTTTCTTtatctttataaattaattatatgttttgtTTGATTTGTTGAATAACGAAAGGTACGTAACCatccaatattaatatataaagcaGGCCGTGGGATTTGTTACTTTTTTCTAGGGTTCGCAAACAAATTAAGCTGTGCTAGCTCGATCCATAACTATATGTGGACTTGGTcgatcaataataataaagaaactcGATCGATGATCGTATACCTGGCTAGCTGGGGTATTGATCCAACTAGCTGATCATCaagattaatataattaatattaaaaaagtactgGTCATGATGCATATTGCAGctaaagaaatatttaatttttcggTGCATGAGTAGGTTACTGTCGTCGGCTTTAAAGTCATATATCCAATCAaaaaaggtagagaaatattGTGTAATTTGTTGAGGAATATATATCATGTTGTCTGTGGATAATATTTTATACGTATTTATAATTAATGAGTAATCATCTCTTGTTAAGGCGGTTTTATGAGATGAATgagatttataaattttttcataatatcaTAACTTACCATGAGACGAATAGGTCAGGTACACACTACCTATCTCGTAACAAAAACttcttagaaaaaatattagtaTGTATATGAGAGATGTGGTGTTGaggaataaattctatattaataattgtggaTAAAGTTTTGAGtatatttataagtaatgagtaactttttttattgaattaattttataaaataagttagACGCATGAATTTCTTGATAATTAAGCTACATATATACTCACTTTGGCATTTTGCCTTTACGCTACAAGTTTCTGATCTCTCGTAGTCGCTGATGACTccctatatgtatatatatgggtCCTAGTAGTACCTGATCAGATGATCCTTGCCTCCGAAAACACTCTATTCAAACGTTAAAAGAAAGTTGCATCTGATCCcacccatttttttattttctgtttttcttttttaggttCTCTTCATTATTCTGGCAACTTTTTCTTTAGAACgtctatgtgtatatatatatatatactctgcaTTATATGTGTTTCATGGGATCGATATATACTTGATATATATACGTACTAAATGTCTGGCATCTATTCAGAAAGAAAGTTTCTAGCTAGTATATATGTACGTATACGTAgtattactagtatatatattatatcctaGCTAGAACCAAATTAAAAACACCGGTGCAGGCAACATATGATCTGATAATTCGTACAAAGACAGCGCTAGCTTATTCTATGCGAAATCATGAATAATTCGCACACAGCTTTGAAGTACCATGTATGCACAAGTTATAGTCCGAAACTTGGGTCgtatatatatcttaattagTTTTCAAGAGTCCCATGCAGCTAGCTAGCCACTAGCTAGGGCAATTGGCGCAAGCCAAcagatatacatatattatatatatatatatagcttgaaGATCATCGCAATGTATAGGATGATCACTGGAACGACGGAAAAAAAATGCTTGCTTTTGAAGGGAGGAATTACTAGCTAAGCTCGATCAAAGCCAACCgattattagtttattaagtATATATAACAGTACTTTGGTCCAAGTTGACGGTAATTAATAAACTTCAGGCTATATACATAGAAAATATGTTCAAGATAATCTGGGGAAGAATCTTAGGATCGATGAGTCTCAACAGTTAATTTGATGTTCCACAAGAAAATAGTTCTGTTGAATTAACAAGTATTCTTTAATTTGTTCACAAAAACAACtcttttgtttggaaatttacGATTAGATAGATATGATCGATCAGCATCTGGCAGAAAGATTTATTGGCCATTTGTACAATATCTCGTTGGACCAGCAAATACATGAGATAGTTCATCAAGATCCGAAAGAGCTAGCTGATAGGAAAGAAATACAGccaaaaaaaaggtaaaaagctGGCAACGTAAATGGGAAAATTAACCGCATATATCAGAAAAAGTGTTAAACTGGTTACAGTCCCATAGAACCAACGAGCTTGGTTAAGCCAAAAGTAACTCCCATGGCAATCCATCCCCCAGCCAACACCCTTAAAGACGACTTCATTACGGGTGCTTTTCCTAGCACTGCACCTAACCCTCCAAACCCTACCAAGGCAAAACTCACAACCCCCATCACCACTCCCACCCTAACTTTATAATCCTTAATAAAGGCAGCCCCGAGTAGAGGAACCAACGCCCCCACCGCAAATGCAAGTGCAGACGCCCCGGCTGCCTGCCACGGGTTTGGTAATTTCTCCTTCTCGGCATCCAGCTCCTCGGCTCCCATGTTCTGAGTCCGACTCTCTCTCGTCATTTGAGCCATTTCGATATCATATTGTGAGTAA contains:
- the LOC122311418 gene encoding vacuolar iron transporter homolog 4-like; this translates as MVVFLICFISSMAIRQDPDHEPSVKEAMPFDVELGQTQEHAEEQEIKVFDYAKRAQWLRAAVLGANDGLLSTASLMMGIGAVKRDAKTMVLTGIAGLVAGACSMAIGELVSVYSQYDIEMAQMTRESRTQNMGAEELDAEKEKLPNPWQAAGASALAFAVGALVPLLGAAFIKDYKVRVGVVMGVVSFALVGFGGLGAVLGKAPVMKSSLRVLAGGWIAMGVTFGLTKLVGSMGL